One Megasphaera elsdenii DSM 20460 genomic window carries:
- a CDS encoding DNA-directed RNA polymerase subunit alpha: protein MIDDNKFKVKTVEINEDGTYGKFVCEPLDRGYGITLGNSLRRVLLASLDGVAITSIKIDGVLHEFSTIPGVREDVSEIILNLKQVRMKFLDDDIDALDITVDISGECEFTANDLNVNSDIEILNPDLHIATLDTDANIRMQCHIERGKGYVPSTKNKKETDMIGVIPIDSIFSPIVRTNYEVGNIRVGNEMDYDSLTLEVTTDGSITAENAVAKAASIMISYLNYFQDIATDAKVNDTLAEFTNKDGEEPEVPEEPDLNDIKIDVLDLSVRASNCLKRANIYTLGDLVERTEDDLSKIRNLGKKSVDEIIEKLQKEGYDLKSSNEE from the coding sequence ATGATCGATGATAACAAGTTTAAAGTTAAAACCGTCGAAATCAATGAAGACGGTACCTATGGAAAATTCGTATGTGAACCTCTCGATCGGGGTTACGGAATCACATTGGGTAATAGTTTGCGGCGTGTCCTCCTGGCATCTCTGGATGGCGTAGCAATCACTTCGATTAAAATCGATGGTGTGCTCCATGAATTTTCGACCATCCCCGGCGTCCGGGAAGATGTTTCGGAAATCATCCTCAACCTCAAACAGGTGCGGATGAAATTCTTGGATGATGATATTGACGCACTCGATATCACCGTCGATATCTCTGGTGAATGTGAATTCACTGCAAACGATCTTAACGTAAACTCAGACATTGAAATTTTAAACCCGGATCTTCATATTGCCACATTGGATACGGATGCCAACATCCGCATGCAGTGCCACATTGAACGCGGCAAAGGGTATGTTCCTTCTACGAAGAACAAGAAAGAAACGGATATGATCGGGGTCATCCCCATCGATTCCATCTTTTCGCCTATTGTGCGCACCAACTACGAAGTAGGCAATATCCGGGTCGGCAACGAAATGGATTACGATTCGTTGACGCTTGAAGTGACGACGGATGGCAGCATCACTGCTGAAAACGCCGTCGCCAAAGCTGCATCCATTATGATCAGCTATTTGAACTACTTCCAGGACATCGCCACCGACGCCAAAGTCAACGACACATTGGCTGAATTTACCAACAAAGATGGCGAAGAACCGGAAGTACCGGAAGAACCGGACCTCAACGACATCAAGATTGATGTCCTCGACCTCTCCGTACGCGCTTCGAATTGCCTGAAACGTGCAAATATCTACACCTTAGGCGACCTCGTAGAACGGACGGAAGACGACTTGTCCAAGATTCGCAACCTCGGCAAGAAGTCTGTCGATGAAATCATTGAAAAGTTGCAAAAAGAAGGTTACGATTTAAAATCGAGTAACGAAGAATAG
- the rplQ gene encoding 50S ribosomal protein L17, producing the protein MAYRKLGRDSSARKALLRSIVTSLFQHERIETTEAKAKELRKVADKMLTLAKRGDLHARRQVLAYMMDEDVVKKLFDEIAPKYKDRQGGYTRIIKTGVRQGDAAPMVIIELV; encoded by the coding sequence ATGGCTTATAGAAAGTTGGGACGAGACAGCTCCGCACGTAAAGCTTTGCTGCGCAGCATTGTCACCTCTTTATTCCAGCATGAACGCATTGAAACGACAGAAGCAAAGGCAAAAGAACTTCGCAAAGTCGCTGATAAAATGCTTACCCTCGCAAAACGCGGCGATCTCCACGCTCGCCGTCAGGTCTTGGCATACATGATGGATGAAGATGTTGTCAAAAAACTGTTTGACGAAATTGCACCGAAATACAAAGATCGTCAGGGCGGTTATACTCGCATCATCAAAACTGGCGTTCGTCAGGGCGATGCTGCTCCGATGGTAATCATCGAATTAGTATAA
- a CDS encoding IS3 family transposase produces the protein MTIAIYRSVQEEAENAHQAERRFSVSGVLSELDVSSSGYYDWAARKPSKQAQHRKEMKKKIQTIYDDSKQIYGAPKIAQVMQQNGDSISERTVGVYMRQMGIQACWVKHYTVTTRNSDFDVALVNILQECFNPEEPDQVWCSDITYIWTAEGFVYLESIMDLFSRKIIAWNLARNLDVAGIVKMLQEAKQCRKPGQLLVIHSDRGCQYVSQAYIRETSQMRRSYSKKGYPWDNACIESFHSLIKREWLNRFKIQNYQQAYLLVFEYINTFYNTVRIHSHCNYMSPDDYEKLYADFQKHNMRLGI, from the coding sequence ATGACCATTGCCATCTATCGCAGTGTCCAGGAAGAAGCCGAAAATGCCCATCAGGCAGAACGTCGTTTTTCGGTGTCCGGAGTGCTTTCTGAACTCGACGTTTCTTCTTCAGGATATTATGACTGGGCGGCGCGCAAACCATCGAAACAGGCCCAGCACCGCAAGGAGATGAAGAAAAAGATTCAAACTATCTACGACGATTCCAAGCAGATTTACGGAGCCCCGAAGATTGCCCAAGTTATGCAGCAGAACGGGGACAGTATCTCTGAACGCACAGTTGGCGTATACATGCGGCAAATGGGCATTCAGGCCTGCTGGGTAAAGCATTACACCGTAACGACCCGTAACAGTGACTTTGACGTGGCGCTGGTGAATATCCTTCAGGAATGCTTCAATCCTGAAGAACCGGATCAAGTATGGTGCAGCGACATCACCTATATCTGGACAGCTGAAGGTTTCGTCTATTTGGAAAGCATTATGGATTTGTTCTCCAGGAAAATCATCGCCTGGAATCTGGCCCGTAATCTGGACGTCGCCGGCATCGTCAAGATGCTGCAGGAAGCCAAACAATGCCGGAAACCCGGACAGCTGTTGGTTATCCATTCGGACCGTGGCTGCCAGTATGTTTCGCAGGCATATATTCGGGAGACATCCCAAATGCGCCGCAGCTATTCGAAGAAAGGCTATCCATGGGACAATGCCTGCATCGAATCCTTCCACTCCCTGATTAAACGGGAATGGCTCAATCGCTTCAAGATTCAAAATTATCAGCAAGCGTACTTGTTGGTGTTTGAATACATCAATACCTTTTACAACACCGTACGCATTCATAGCCATTGCAACTACATGTCACCGGATGACTATGAAAAGCTGTATGCTGATTTCCAGAAACATAATATGCGTCTGGGAATCTAA
- a CDS encoding transposase, which produces MAKFNKEFKINAVKYYHEHRELGLVGCATNLGIAPQTLSRWQKQLKDNGEMPYRGSGNYASDEAKEIARLQRELRDAKDALNVLKKAISILDK; this is translated from the coding sequence ATGGCAAAATTCAACAAAGAATTCAAAATCAACGCAGTTAAATATTATCATGAACATCGGGAACTCGGCTTGGTTGGCTGTGCTACGAATCTAGGTATTGCTCCACAAACCTTGTCCCGTTGGCAAAAGCAGCTGAAGGACAATGGCGAAATGCCTTATCGTGGTTCCGGCAACTATGCTTCGGATGAAGCTAAGGAAATCGCCCGTCTGCAGCGTGAACTGCGGGATGCGAAGGATGCGTTGAATGTCCTAAAAAAAGCTATCAGCATTCTGGACAAATGA
- a CDS encoding DUF3783 domain-containing protein, with protein sequence MMLAVNFTPERLELVKLLALLTKSKVKAVTEDEKSETVGKVLGLTDDEIAEIAAMKQETEQTKVHEQMNEDENLPPVTKEALILCGFDNKAVNLLLSSIRRGRLKNVPLKAMLTPNNISWTIETILQELSKEHEYFHKKR encoded by the coding sequence ATGATGTTAGCTGTCAACTTTACACCGGAACGGCTGGAGCTGGTCAAGCTCCTGGCCCTCTTGACGAAATCAAAGGTCAAAGCGGTTACGGAAGATGAAAAAAGTGAAACCGTCGGCAAAGTCCTGGGACTGACGGACGATGAAATCGCTGAAATTGCAGCCATGAAACAGGAAACGGAACAGACCAAGGTCCATGAACAGATGAACGAAGACGAAAATCTTCCGCCTGTGACCAAGGAAGCTCTGATTCTCTGTGGCTTTGACAACAAGGCCGTCAACCTGCTCTTGAGCAGCATCCGCCGGGGGCGTCTGAAGAATGTTCCCCTCAAGGCGATGTTGACGCCGAACAACATTTCCTGGACTATCGAAACGATTTTGCAGGAATTGTCGAAAGAACACGAATATTTCCATAAAAAGAGGTAA
- a CDS encoding 8-oxo-dGTP diphosphatase: MRPTTLCFPVRSDGKLLLGRKKRGFGVSKWNGFGGKIEAGEDFLQCAVRELQEETGLIAREEDLELVGFLDFHFSASPELNHIGFVYFLHTWQGTIQETEEMEPTWFDPAALPYDEMWKGDRTWIPMLLKKEKVKGIITFAEDNDTVAHMELHTVDA; the protein is encoded by the coding sequence ATGCGTCCTACGACACTTTGCTTTCCCGTCCGTTCGGACGGGAAGCTTTTATTAGGCCGCAAAAAGCGCGGCTTCGGCGTCAGTAAGTGGAATGGCTTCGGCGGCAAGATTGAAGCCGGCGAAGACTTCCTGCAGTGCGCCGTCCGGGAACTCCAGGAAGAAACGGGCCTCATCGCTCGGGAAGAAGATCTGGAACTCGTCGGCTTTCTCGATTTTCATTTTTCCGCCTCGCCGGAACTCAACCACATCGGTTTTGTCTATTTCCTCCATACATGGCAGGGGACTATCCAGGAAACGGAAGAAATGGAACCGACATGGTTCGACCCAGCAGCCCTTCCGTATGATGAAATGTGGAAAGGGGATCGGACGTGGATTCCTATGTTGCTAAAAAAAGAAAAGGTAAAGGGCATCATTACCTTTGCCGAAGATAATGATACCGTAGCTCACATGGAATTACATACAGTTGATGCATAA
- a CDS encoding capsule assembly Wzi family protein: MKKMNAALMAAFVLTLGMTTGAWAAPATTANVSVDSPYYGYIEKLSAMGYLDTMPNGAKPYSRMQMAQWVVQAQDKAQTKPMPKYLSDEVEALAQYVAPEVATLRGEKTYDPLKLRSVSLTAAAQLSDTPRHSYSRVVNAGWQTFGADRNGYKYGRDGNGILEAEISGNIGHETAIALRPRFSYDKDNDFSASLEEGYIKTRAGIWAFEAGKQAMTWGQGETGNLVLGDNMRPLTTIQAHFMEPQRVGGFFRFLGQADVHLFYGFLEDDRSGRANAQDYDNAGLFGIRADFSPTSYFTFGVSRLSMLGGDGNGLDSSDWGHWLYGRNDDRDQDRWDDIAGGDFRLSLPGVTFYGELYGEDQSHYMPSKVAYRAGMYLPKLAHDGSWDMTLEMADTSDAWYGHQRFKNGWTYHDAIMGDAMGRDARKYYGAIRHYLPNETSLGLYAQRTEMERGMSPHPTVNEFGLTGQTKLGQDVYLNGIIGYAKVENADFTVRTDHDKFATATIQWRY, translated from the coding sequence ATGAAGAAGATGAATGCGGCTTTGATGGCGGCTTTTGTGCTGACCTTAGGCATGACTACGGGAGCTTGGGCAGCCCCGGCGACGACGGCCAATGTTTCGGTAGACAGCCCGTACTATGGCTATATCGAAAAGCTGAGTGCCATGGGCTATCTCGATACCATGCCCAACGGGGCCAAACCATACAGCCGCATGCAGATGGCACAGTGGGTCGTCCAGGCCCAGGATAAGGCCCAGACCAAGCCTATGCCAAAATACTTGTCCGATGAAGTCGAAGCCCTGGCGCAGTACGTAGCGCCGGAAGTGGCGACCCTGCGCGGGGAAAAGACCTATGATCCGTTGAAGCTCCGTTCCGTTTCGCTGACGGCAGCAGCCCAGCTTTCGGATACGCCGCGCCATTCTTATAGCCGCGTGGTTAACGCCGGCTGGCAGACTTTCGGCGCTGACCGCAATGGTTATAAATACGGCCGCGATGGTAACGGTATCTTGGAAGCCGAAATCTCCGGGAACATCGGTCATGAAACGGCTATTGCCCTGCGGCCCCGCTTCAGCTATGACAAGGATAATGATTTCAGTGCCAGCCTGGAAGAAGGCTATATCAAGACCCGGGCCGGTATCTGGGCTTTTGAAGCCGGTAAACAGGCCATGACCTGGGGACAGGGGGAAACGGGGAACCTCGTCTTAGGCGACAACATGCGTCCCTTGACGACCATCCAGGCCCACTTCATGGAACCCCAGCGCGTCGGTGGTTTCTTCCGTTTCCTCGGCCAGGCCGACGTCCATCTCTTCTACGGCTTCCTCGAAGACGACCGCTCCGGCCGCGCGAATGCCCAAGATTACGATAATGCCGGTCTCTTTGGCATCCGTGCCGATTTCTCGCCAACGTCGTACTTCACGTTTGGCGTATCCCGCCTGTCCATGCTCGGTGGTGACGGCAATGGCTTGGATAGCTCTGACTGGGGGCATTGGCTCTATGGCCGTAACGATGATCGCGACCAGGACCGCTGGGACGACATCGCCGGCGGTGACTTTCGCTTGAGCCTGCCCGGTGTCACCTTCTACGGTGAACTTTACGGTGAAGACCAGTCCCACTACATGCCGTCTAAAGTGGCTTACCGGGCCGGTATGTATCTGCCGAAGTTGGCCCATGACGGCTCGTGGGATATGACCTTGGAAATGGCCGACACCAGCGACGCCTGGTACGGTCATCAGCGCTTCAAGAACGGCTGGACCTATCATGACGCCATCATGGGTGACGCCATGGGCCGCGATGCCCGCAAATACTACGGCGCGATCCGCCATTATTTGCCCAACGAAACATCTCTCGGCCTGTACGCCCAGCGGACGGAAATGGAACGGGGCATGAGCCCCCATCCCACAGTCAATGAATTCGGTCTGACTGGCCAGACAAAACTCGGCCAGGACGTCTACCTCAACGGCATCATCGGCTACGCCAAGGTAGAAAACGCTGACTTCACGGTCCGTACAGACCACGACAAATTCGCCACTGCCACCATCCAGTGGAGATACTAG
- a CDS encoding tyrosine-protein phosphatase, with product MIDIHSHILYDIDDGSESLDMSLQMLRMSVDSGVTDIIATPHVNRQGHIPSWQTILDKAAALQEEADKANIPIRIHTGAEVELNGDTLRFMKENHDDYCLAGSRYVMLELTDQSQPDIVEKMIYELQMRGFLPLLAHVERYERLMERPETLLAWMNKGVLAQCNTGSFTGYFGSKLQQRVRDLYRNNMIHFLGSDGHRVEFRTTDIRQAHEELDRLAAKEKPHVNLWNTATRNAEYILKHRVFYPDLPSHWQKEKKGFFHRLFG from the coding sequence ATGATAGACATTCACTCACATATTTTATACGATATTGATGATGGCTCTGAATCATTGGACATGTCCCTGCAGATGCTGCGCATGTCTGTGGATTCGGGAGTCACCGATATTATTGCGACGCCTCATGTCAATCGACAAGGACACATTCCGTCCTGGCAGACCATCCTTGACAAGGCAGCAGCCCTTCAGGAGGAAGCGGATAAGGCCAATATTCCTATTCGTATCCATACGGGGGCCGAAGTAGAACTTAACGGCGATACGTTACGTTTCATGAAGGAAAATCACGACGATTATTGTCTGGCCGGCAGCCGCTATGTCATGTTGGAACTGACGGACCAGTCTCAGCCGGATATTGTGGAAAAGATGATATATGAGTTGCAGATGCGCGGCTTCCTGCCACTTCTGGCCCACGTAGAACGCTATGAGCGCCTCATGGAACGTCCGGAAACGCTTCTGGCATGGATGAATAAGGGCGTCCTGGCTCAATGCAATACAGGCAGTTTCACGGGCTATTTCGGCTCAAAGTTGCAACAGCGCGTCCGCGACCTCTACCGCAATAATATGATTCATTTCCTCGGCAGCGACGGTCATCGCGTGGAATTCCGCACGACGGATATCCGTCAGGCCCATGAAGAATTAGATCGCTTGGCCGCCAAGGAAAAGCCGCATGTCAATCTTTGGAATACAGCGACGCGTAATGCTGAATATATTTTGAAACACCGCGTCTTTTATCCCGATTTGCCGTCGCATTGGCAAAAAGAGAAAAAAGGCTTTTTCCATCGTCTCTTTGGTTGA
- a CDS encoding polysaccharide biosynthesis/export family protein, whose product MLKKSILALAVVTALWTGTACAEEYYMRPGDELNIVVTQQQDLGNSSTNQSPFVVRPDGNVSFPLVGEIHAEGMTVSQFTDVLQQGLSRYIVDPDVSVNISKLGRVRVYVFGEVRKPGAVELDKGHTVIDAIGAAQGFTRDTAKKKIFLIHQDQPKSLIPINLNNMLKTGDMSQNVTLREGDILYLTKNHRIDFARDIAPIFSSIYMITEAKDNLDNN is encoded by the coding sequence ATGTTGAAGAAAAGTATACTGGCGCTGGCTGTCGTGACTGCCTTATGGACCGGGACGGCCTGCGCTGAAGAATATTATATGCGCCCTGGCGATGAGCTCAACATCGTCGTCACCCAGCAGCAGGATTTAGGCAATTCATCGACGAATCAGTCGCCCTTCGTCGTCCGGCCCGATGGTAACGTATCGTTTCCCTTAGTCGGGGAAATCCACGCCGAAGGCATGACGGTCTCCCAGTTCACAGATGTCTTGCAGCAGGGCTTGTCTCGGTATATTGTCGATCCCGATGTATCTGTCAATATTTCCAAGTTAGGCCGCGTCCGGGTCTACGTCTTCGGCGAAGTCCGTAAACCCGGTGCGGTAGAGTTAGACAAAGGCCATACGGTCATCGACGCTATCGGCGCGGCCCAGGGCTTTACGCGGGATACGGCGAAGAAGAAGATTTTCCTCATCCATCAGGACCAACCGAAATCGCTCATCCCCATTAATCTCAATAATATGCTCAAAACTGGCGACATGTCGCAGAATGTCACCCTCCGCGAAGGGGACATCCTCTACTTGACCAAGAATCATCGCATCGACTTTGCTCGCGATATTGCGCCAATCTTTAGCAGTATCTATATGATTACCGAAGCGAAAGACAACTTAGATAATAACTAG
- a CDS encoding GumC family protein → MEEITIDLKDLFQVVMDHKKKIAAITAAFMIAGGAYLCIASPVYQSTSLLRIKQDKGLGDSIMSQVSGGNTLDDKQRMMTDAEILKSRNVVLPVIEKTEERNDDGELPDYESYVKKHIVTKPYKDTEILEVDVTGKSPEQAQQANNLIVQGFMNRLTELSHDEQKRTREFLEQRLGASKDELSQAEDKLQQYQAANKMYSTDDQMKQLTDKLNIVDKAKAENQLNLETAQAGLNSVNEQLSSAGVSIADSPAIQQYKTQLAQLEATKASYVGKYTDEHPKMQEINNQINSTRDSLNQEISKIVSQQAPSSNSVQQGLLADKFKNEAAIAVAQSKKTALDQMDAQNDAIISSLPEKEQGFVRVKRDADVSNEIYVMLAKRLEEAKVAEVMVPNEVQVIDAATLPEKPIKPRKVLIMAIMTLLGLIVGMGTVIVQSLMYRKIRTAEDVEKELGLPVLGMIPDTSTLQVETGSSDGLWSKIRRKLWRK, encoded by the coding sequence GTGGAAGAAATAACCATTGATTTGAAGGACCTCTTTCAAGTCGTCATGGACCATAAAAAGAAAATCGCTGCCATTACGGCGGCCTTCATGATTGCCGGAGGGGCCTATCTCTGCATTGCTTCGCCAGTGTACCAGTCGACGTCGCTATTGCGCATCAAGCAGGATAAAGGCTTGGGCGACTCGATCATGTCTCAGGTGTCCGGGGGCAATACACTGGACGATAAGCAGCGCATGATGACGGATGCGGAAATCCTCAAGAGCCGCAACGTCGTCCTGCCGGTCATCGAAAAGACAGAAGAACGAAATGATGACGGCGAATTACCCGATTATGAAAGTTACGTTAAAAAGCACATCGTCACCAAACCGTATAAAGATACGGAAATCTTGGAAGTCGACGTCACAGGCAAATCGCCGGAACAGGCCCAGCAGGCCAATAATCTTATTGTCCAGGGCTTTATGAACCGCCTGACCGAACTGAGTCATGACGAACAGAAGCGGACCCGCGAGTTCCTGGAACAGCGGCTAGGTGCTTCTAAGGATGAACTGAGCCAGGCCGAAGACAAACTGCAGCAGTACCAAGCTGCCAATAAGATGTACTCCACAGATGACCAGATGAAACAGCTTACGGATAAGCTGAACATCGTTGACAAGGCTAAGGCTGAAAACCAGCTCAATTTGGAAACGGCCCAGGCCGGCTTGAACAGTGTCAATGAACAGCTCAGCTCGGCTGGCGTCTCCATTGCCGACAGCCCGGCCATTCAGCAGTACAAGACCCAGCTGGCTCAGTTGGAAGCGACGAAAGCCAGCTACGTCGGCAAATACACGGATGAACATCCAAAGATGCAGGAAATCAACAACCAGATCAACTCCACCCGTGATTCCCTGAACCAGGAAATCAGCAAGATCGTTTCCCAGCAGGCGCCGTCCAGCAACAGCGTCCAACAGGGATTACTGGCCGATAAATTCAAGAACGAAGCGGCCATTGCCGTAGCCCAGAGCAAGAAGACCGCTTTGGACCAGATGGATGCCCAGAACGACGCCATCATTTCATCGCTGCCGGAAAAAGAACAGGGCTTCGTCCGGGTCAAGCGCGATGCCGACGTTTCCAACGAAATCTACGTTATGCTGGCCAAACGATTGGAAGAAGCCAAGGTCGCCGAAGTCATGGTGCCGAATGAAGTCCAGGTCATCGATGCGGCTACACTGCCGGAAAAACCGATTAAGCCGCGAAAGGTCTTGATTATGGCCATTATGACCTTATTAGGGCTCATCGTCGGTATGGGGACCGTCATCGTTCAGTCTCTCATGTATCGCAAGATACGGACAGCTGAAGATGTGGAAAAAGAATTGGGCTTGCCTGTCTTGGGCATGATTCCCGATACCAGCACCTTACAGGTAGAAACGGGAAGCAGCGATGGTTTGTGGTCGAAAATTAGGAGGAAATTATGGCGGAAATAG
- a CDS encoding CpsD/CapB family tyrosine-protein kinase, producing the protein MAEIDFITHYDSRSPVSEAYRAIRTNLQFAGAGKQLKTLVFTSAIPGEGKSTTVANLAIAMGQDDKKILLIDCDMRKPVVHRRFGLLNRGLSNCFAEDLPLKEVIQADVFPNLDVVTSGPVPPNPAELLGSKKMEALLQEAAETYDYVFLDMPPVLAVTDAALMSSRVDGTVIILGSGDIGPDEGKQAKSLLEKVHANILGVILNKVPQHHKSGYYYYYYYDENHNKKRKRR; encoded by the coding sequence ATGGCGGAAATAGATTTCATCACCCATTATGACAGCCGGTCGCCCGTATCCGAAGCCTATCGGGCTATCCGGACGAATTTGCAGTTTGCCGGTGCTGGAAAGCAATTGAAAACCCTCGTCTTTACGTCGGCCATTCCTGGCGAAGGGAAATCGACGACTGTTGCCAATTTAGCTATCGCCATGGGACAGGATGATAAAAAAATCCTGCTCATAGACTGTGATATGCGTAAGCCCGTCGTCCACCGCCGCTTCGGCCTCTTAAACCGGGGCTTGAGCAACTGCTTTGCCGAAGACCTGCCGCTGAAAGAAGTCATCCAGGCCGACGTCTTCCCCAACCTGGACGTCGTCACTAGCGGCCCGGTTCCGCCGAATCCGGCAGAACTTCTGGGATCGAAGAAAATGGAAGCCTTATTGCAGGAAGCAGCGGAAACCTATGACTACGTTTTCTTGGATATGCCGCCGGTCCTGGCCGTCACTGACGCTGCCCTCATGAGTAGCCGGGTAGATGGCACCGTCATTATCCTGGGCAGTGGCGACATCGGCCCAGATGAAGGCAAACAAGCCAAATCCCTCCTGGAAAAAGTCCACGCCAACATCCTAGGCGTCATACTGAACAAAGTTCCGCAGCACCACAAGAGCGGCTACTATTACTACTACTATTATGACGAAAACCATAATAAAAAACGTAAAAGACGCTAG
- a CDS encoding sugar transferase gives MKTRVYPTSRKLFGLLGDVTIITLTYILLTYLIIPPGARAMNHALYSGMLPVVIIFSVMMFSINGLYTIEHKRFSEVLISLAVSLFLVLILIMALSFVIHEFAYSRVLIVTSTAVQFVLLGLWKRAVQHWEQSLHPVRQVMIIGNEDECRHVYYRMSAQPQLKMQLQHVIMDPQTDWRQKLEACDIDTLIICSDIPIATKAKIVNYCTDKEIQPYIIPGSYEIFCNGAMLQKIDDVPVFRPKSLRLSVEQRAVKRTVDIILAGIAAICALPFAIPVALAIKLGDGGPILYSQVRVGRFGKEYKVYKFRSMRVDAEKYSGPQLATEDDPRITKVGKFIRATRLDELPQILNVLNGDMSLVGPRPERPYFVEQFKQENPEYAYRHNVKPGITGLAQVFAKYNTTPYDKLVYDLMYIENYSILEDFVIMIQTIKILVTKSATEGKDVSGKDLDLSKFER, from the coding sequence ATGAAGACCCGTGTTTATCCTACGTCACGTAAACTCTTTGGCTTACTCGGAGACGTGACCATCATTACCTTAACTTACATACTCCTGACCTATTTGATTATTCCGCCAGGCGCACGGGCTATGAATCATGCCTTATATTCCGGTATGTTGCCTGTTGTTATCATCTTTTCAGTCATGATGTTTAGCATCAATGGCCTGTATACCATCGAGCACAAGCGATTCAGCGAAGTCCTCATCAGCCTGGCAGTCAGTCTATTCTTGGTTCTCATCCTCATCATGGCCTTGAGCTTCGTAATCCATGAATTCGCTTATTCCCGCGTTTTGATTGTCACCAGTACGGCTGTGCAATTCGTCTTGCTCGGTTTGTGGAAGCGGGCCGTCCAGCATTGGGAACAGAGCCTTCATCCCGTTCGCCAGGTCATGATTATAGGCAATGAAGACGAATGCCGCCATGTCTATTATCGCATGAGTGCTCAGCCACAGCTTAAAATGCAGCTCCAGCACGTCATCATGGATCCGCAGACCGATTGGCGCCAGAAATTGGAAGCTTGTGATATCGATACGCTCATCATCTGCTCAGATATCCCCATTGCCACGAAAGCCAAAATCGTCAATTATTGTACGGATAAGGAAATTCAACCATACATCATTCCCGGTTCTTATGAAATCTTTTGTAACGGGGCCATGCTCCAGAAAATCGATGACGTGCCCGTCTTCCGGCCTAAGAGCCTGCGCCTCAGCGTAGAACAGCGGGCGGTCAAGCGCACTGTCGACATCATCTTGGCTGGCATCGCCGCTATCTGCGCCTTGCCCTTCGCCATCCCCGTCGCCTTGGCCATCAAACTCGGCGACGGCGGTCCCATCCTCTACAGCCAGGTCCGCGTCGGCCGCTTTGGCAAGGAATATAAGGTTTATAAATTCCGTTCCATGCGCGTCGATGCCGAAAAATATTCCGGTCCCCAGCTGGCCACCGAAGACGACCCGCGCATTACCAAAGTCGGCAAATTTATCCGCGCCACCCGCCTCGATGAACTGCCGCAGATCCTCAACGTCCTCAACGGCGACATGAGCCTCGTCGGCCCGAGACCCGAACGGCCGTACTTCGTCGAACAGTTTAAACAAGAAAACCCTGAATACGCCTATCGCCATAACGTCAAACCGGGTATTACCGGCTTAGCCCAGGTCTTTGCCAAGTACAACACAACGCCTTATGACAAACTCGTCTACGACCTCATGTACATCGAAAACTACAGCATCTTAGAAGACTTCGTCATCATGATCCAGACCATCAAGATCCTAGTCACCAAGAGCGCCACCGAAGGCAAAGACGTCAGCGGCAAAGACCTAGACCTGAGCAAATTTGAACGCTAA